The Lactococcus allomyrinae genomic interval GCTTCTTGGGCTTTCTTTTTCTCTAGCGCCTTAACTTTACGCTCATGACTGAGCTTCGACGCTTTTTCTTGCGCTACTTGTTGGGCATGGACTTGATTTTGATGACTTACAACTCCCACAGTAATGCCTCCAAGAATCAGCACCGATAAAACAACCACTCCTGTGATTTTCTGATTTTTTGTCCAAGTCATTGGATTAATTTTCATAAATTTAAGCCTCTCCATTCTCTTTCCACTTCATGAACTCTTTCATCATTCCACTTGCAGTGGCTTCGCTCATTTCAGGGACAAAGATTTCTCTTCCTGTACGAATCCCTTTAAATTGACTTTCAAGCATTTCAGAATAAGTCCCTTGTTCAAACAATGCCTGATTAACTGCTATCATAGGTTGACCATAGGCTTTTCTTTCACAAATTAATTCGCCATCCATTTTGAATGAAGCAATGGTTTGAAAGTCAGCTTCAAAAAATGTTGTGACTGGAATCACTGATTTTTCATTTCCTCTCAACTTCGCTAAAGTACTATTTTTCTCAACATAAGCGGGCAACTCTGATAACTCTGTATCAGATAACCCTTGCTCTGTCCGAGGAGAGTAGATTCTAAACTCAAATTCACTCGCTCTATGTTCTGCCATTACTCGTAAAACATCAATACTCTTAATCATTAGTTTCTCCCTTATATTTTTGACTTTCAATACAACCTCTTATTCCCCAATAAATGTGTCCAATTCCAACAAGGAGCCAACATCCTAGGAACATTCCAATATGCAGCAATACTGTAAAAACGCTAAGCGATATAAGCAAGATTGCTCCTATTCCCAATACAAAAAATGCCATTAAGAAAATTACCATAAGTTTGACTCCTTTTTCATTGTTACCATTGAGTTACATTATAACATTTTTTAACTCGTTTTTTATAAGTTTTCGGTCGTCTTTATTGACGTTAATAATATTTATGCAGGGTTTGTAGATAACCCCTAACTCAGAGGTTCTTTTACGCATTCAGCGACCTCAACTGTGGCACACCCTGACCCGCAGGCAGTAGGTTTTCTCCCAATGTTTTCTCACATCTAGGCGTCCCGACTTTTCTCATTGGCAAGTCTTTCTGTTAGTGGACTGATGACGTATACGTGTCCCTTGACACGGTGTGATTTCACCCAAAAGGAAAGAAGAAAGCCTAATCAACTCACACTCCCCTTTTGCCCCCTTTAGTAGCCACACTGATGAGGGGGGCGGTCATTAACCAAGCTCAATTTATACCATCTTAACCGAGTTAATGCCGACTATTTAGATGTCAAAGGTCTAGTTCCATTTGCTTTGGTTTCTTGTGCTTAACCTACTTCTATTTCCCTTAATACAAAGGGACTGAAGCAACATTCTTAAACTTTAATGTTTCACAAAGCGGGAAATCGGAAATAAAGGAATCGAACCTTGTCAGAATTTTTCTAGCGCTCCCAATGAGCTTATTTCCTTTTTATATTTTGCAACTCATCACTCTTTCTTTTTCCAGAAAGAATATTTTGTTCTTACTTGCCGTATCCCTTTACCTGTCGTATAGAGTGGAGAATTTTGATTCACTCTTTCAGCAATGACGATTTTACCCCATCTAATCTGCATGATTTCCTTAAACACTCTACGATTGGTTAGATTCACATGACAAAATTCTTTTCCCCGTTTGATAATGGCTAAAGGATAAGCGATACGCCCTTGTTCGCCACTTTGGAAAACAATGGTTTTGCCATTCAATCGCCTCAGCTGTCTAGGCTGTAGGATAGCTCCTTTTGAAAAAACATTCATTTCTCTGCTCCTCATTTTTTAATCTAAGACTTTTAACGTTAATTGTTTTTCTTCCACAACCACATCGGCATTCTGAATTTGATCGCACTTCCTACAAATATTTTTATTTTTATTTTTCATGCCTTCACATCTTTTCTAGCTTGTAAATCTCTGTTCGTTGATGTTGTTGGTTGGCAAAGTCTTCTGCTTCTGATTTATTTTCAAAATAATGGCGATGACATTTGCCTCTCTTGCCTAATTTATAACTTGTAATTTGAACCACCCACATTTTATGCTCCTTTGACTTTTTTTAACCGTTAAACGGAAAAACTCTATTTCCATATTGAGAGAATAGAGTGTCATATCTTTAGCAGTTGTTGATTTACTAATATACATCCCATATCTCCCAGTCTGATATTAAAGTCGTTTCTTTATGAAACAACTTTAGGACAAAAAATTAAGTTTTAATAACACTGACAGGAATCGAACCTGCGATAGAGGACAACTGGGATGTCGTATTCTATCATTTCGCCAGTAATCAGTGTTGTCTTTAGCAATTGCTAATACACTAGGAGAGCCCTAGCAATGCCTAATCTGAGGATTTGAACCTCTTAATGAATCACCAGATAAATTTATTCGATTCATGTTCCCATTTGAACAAGATAGGTATAAAAATCACATTTAGATAATAGATGAAAAAATGTTATAATAAAGGTTGAATTTTAAATAAAATAGCCTTCTTTTTTATATTTACATCATCTGAGAATAAGCTATTTTTATCCAGTCCCTCTTGATTTCTTGTTTAACCAAGAGTCCGGAGTTTTTTTGTGAGTTTTAGTTTTTGTGAAGCTCACTTTTTAAACGTGCCATAAAACTTGTTACAGCAAGCTTTATTATGATGTTTTTAATATTTTTCACTAATAAGAGGTATCATTTTTCCCTTACGAATATATAATACCAACTTTTTGTTTGTGTGTCAAGAGAAAGCGAGGTTTTTTTTTGGATATTCAAAAAAGACTTAAAGAAATACGGTTAGAGAGAGGGCTAACGCAAAAAGAATTAGCAAATAAAATAGGTAAAAGTTACCAAATATATCAAACTTGGGAAAATGGTAGTAGAAATCCTAAAGAAGATAATTTAAGACAATTAGCTGATGCACTTGAAGTATCATATGAATATCTAACAGATACTGAAATTTTACCAATCTACCAAAAACTTTCATCAGATAAGAAGAAAAAAACGATTATATATGCTGAATCTCAATTAGAGTTGCAAAAAGAAGACAATAAAATTATTCAATTCAAAAAATCTCTCATATCTTACGAAGTTGAAGAGGAACAAGCTCTTTCAGCCGGCAGAGGACTAAGTTATACCAGTTCTTTGGAAAAAGAGGTTGTTTACTGGGATAAAGAAGTTAAATACGATCGAGCTGTCTGGATTAAAGGGCATTCTATGGAACCTGATTATGAGTATGGACAAGTAGCTTTAATTAGGTATCTGTCGCTCCCTGAATATGATGGGCAAGTTTGTGCAGTTGATAATGTTGAGAGGGGGATGGCTTATATCAAGTGTGTAAATGTTGAGAAAAAAGGCTTTCGACTCGTTTCAATAAATGATGCAACGGATGAATTAGGAAATCCCTTGTTCCTTGATATATTTTTACCTTTTAGTGAAAATCCAAGAATCATAGGAAAAGTGGTTGCTGCTTTTACTCCTATTGATGTTAGTGATGCTTTTTATTAAAAAAAGGACTCCTAAGGAGTCCTTTAATTATTTCTTGTTCTTCAGTAAACCATTATCTAACGGAACTGGCTCAGCCCGAGCTTTAGTGGATATTTTGTCTTATGATATAATATTCTATGGCGCACCTAACCCAGTGTAGAAATGCCTAGGGAGGGGGTGAATGTGTTCATGTTTCAATCAATTATCTTAGTCGTTATCACTTTTGTGGCGAACGTACTTCTTGAAACCTTCAAGTCTTGGCTGAAGAACCGCAAGTACGGAACGAAAAAACGCAATGGGCGCCATTAAATCAGCTTGTTTCCTTAGGGGACAAAGACCGACCTAACCAGTCGGTTTTTTGCATAAAAAAGAGCCTCCAGTAACCAACTGGAAAGCTCTCTAACGTGAATGGTCACGTTTCAATCAATATCTTAACTATATTTTAGCGTCTTTTACTTTTTTTGTCAACTATAGCCCATCTTTACCTACTCAGGCCATTTCATATTATTTTCATTCCAATATTCCGCAAACATATTTGACATCGTCCCATACAAATAATTTTCATGATTTTTAATTTTTATTTCGTTATTCCGAATTGAATTAAAATATCTTCTTAAAGTGTTGAGCATCTTATCTTGTAGTTCTTCTTCGTCAAGGTCAAAAAAGACTTTCAATTCTGAGTGTTCCTTCATCACATCATTTTTTGCATTGAGAATAACCCCAATAAACCTTCTCAGTTGTTGGGGAGTGTTACACCACATTTCTAGTAAGTGAATTGATGCTTCATTCAAGAAAATACTGCGATTTCCACTTTTCAAGAATTGTTTTGAATTTTTAAGCAAATCTTGATTTTGTTTTTTTATTTCAGTCGATGAAAAATTGGAAGAAGAAAAATCTAGTTTTTGAGTATCTTTATTTGTATCTAAAGAAGTATCTAAGATAGTATTATTATATAGATTTAGTGCAAAATTTGCACTTCCGCTCGTATCAAGGGTTTGAGCGGATTCTTCAACGAAGTTCTGCGGAAGTGCAGAATTTGCACTTCCGCTCGTATCAAGGGTTTCAACGAAGTTCTGCGGAAGTGCAGAATTTGCACTTCCGCTTGTATCAAGGGTTTGAGGGATTTTTTGCTCATAATCACCTCTCAAATAGACGTCTGTAGCATCAACTTCTAGTTCAGCTAAATAAAGTCGATTGGCTTCATTTTTTCCTGTTTTAGGATTAAATCCCATTTTCTTTTGGAGTAATAAATTTGCGTTTTCTAATTCTTTTTTGAGATTAATAACAGTTCTAAGTGAGACATCTAATAATTCAGCAAGCTCTTGATTTGTAAAAATAAAATAGACATTACCATCCTCATCAATCCAATTATTTTTTAGAGAATATTCTTCGCGATCCATAAGAACCATGTAAGCTGCTTTGGCACTAAGTGATAAAGTTTTTTTATATTTTTTGCTGTAGTAAAGCACTTTAGGAAATTGAAAAAAAAGTTCCTTGTATCGATTATCAGCTTTTCGGAAGTTAAAAGTGGTCAAAATAATAATTCCTTTCTGCGAGGTTTTGTTATTAGCAATAGAATAACAAAAAAAAGTGTAAAATTCAAATGTTTATTCAAGGTATAGAAATATAGATATTAGTAAATTAGTAAATATCTTTATTTCTATATATGTAAAAATACTAATTTACTAATATCTATAATAGTATCCTTAAAAATACAGATGCAGAGCAAGTTTATAAATTAATATCTATATATAGTAAATTAGAAATTAGTAAATAGAGATATATAGTAATTTCTATATTTAGATAAATACCAATTTACTAATATTTGAATTATGTCAATAAATTGGCTAGGTAACGCCGGCTAAGCAAAGATATCTAAATATATTAATTTAGATATATGTAAATATAGATATTTCTATATTTACATATTAGTATAGATGTGGTATAATATAAAAAAACAAGGAGACAAAAGATGGAACAACTTGAACAAGCAAAACAGTTATTTAAAAGTCGTAAGAAAGCACTAACGATTATCATTGGGAATCAAAAAGGGGGGTTGGAAAAACCACGAATACTTATTTGATAGCTTACACATTAGCAAAGTATGGAATAAAAACTTTGGTTTGTGACCTTGACCCTCAGTCAAATTCTACGAAGGCACTAATTCTTACAAAGTCGCAAAACAGTAATGAGATAATGACGATTGATAAGACATTGATGTGGGGGTTCAGCAACATAATCTAAAAGACTTGCCTATTCCTATCATGGATAATTTAGATTTGTTGCCAAGTTACATAGATTTCGAAGACTTTGCAAAGTACCTATATAAGAACACAAGTAGCGAGTATGAAGAAACTCATTTATTGGAGCCTTTGTTTGAGCCCTTGAAAGAGGATTACGATATAATACTTATTGATGTTCCGCCATTAAGTGTCGAAGTAACAAATAATGCCGTTGTGTTTAGTGATTACGTGCTTATTTCCCTGCAGACACAAGATGACAGTATGACTGGAGCAATTGAGTACATTAAAACACTTGTTAAGCTGAAGATGAAATATGACCTAGATATTGAAGTATTAGGGGCTCTTGCGATGTTATCTAATAGTAGAGGAACAGTTGACAAACTTATTATTGAATCGGCAAAAAAAGAGTGGGGAGAAGACCTTGTTTTTGAAACAGTGATTCCACAGATGGAACGAATCAAAAGATTCAGCATCAATGGTGTGACGGACGAAGACCGTTTTGATAGAAAAGTTTTAGAAATGTATGAGAATGTTGTTTCAGAAATGCTTTCTAAGCTTTTAGAATTTGAAGAATAAGAGGGATTAATACTATGGCAAGAAAAGGATTATTAGAACGCAAGGTTGAGGGAGCAATATCACCAAATCAAAAGTTTGAGAGTGAACCTAGTATAAATATTGTAAAACCAGAGAAAAAGCAGAAGAATCAATTTAAAAATCAGAAAGTTACTCTAAAAGTGTCAGATGAGATTAAGACAAGCTTGGAAGCGATAAAAGTATTGCATAAATTAAAATTTGATTATGAAGCAATTCAATTTTTAATCGATGACTTTACCCAAAATTTGAGTTCAGAAGAAAAACGAAGATATTCAGTTTTAAAAGAAAATTTGTAAGATAAGTAGAAGAAGTTGACAATCTAAAGTGATATGATATAATTTAGTTAACGAATAATATCGTGAGTGTATTCTCACTATTTAACCGAGGGCTGGCAAATTCCCTCGGTTTTTTACTTACTCATCAAAACTACAACATTTACGTTTTGTTAACTTTTAATGAGAAAGCATCTCTTAAAAGTTGCAAACGTTTTTTTGTTATGCTAAAATCAAATTGTGAGATAAATTACGGAATTTTTCGAGAAAATATCATTTATTTCATCTTCAAAGATTCGCTTGTCCAGAAGTTGAATGAGCGATACTGAGATACAGAAAAATAGTAAATTAGACACAATCGTGTTTAGCAGTAGCAAGTTGTAAATTTTTTTACAAGAGAATGAAAGCGCATTTTTTAGGAGGAAAATGAATAAGTTAATTTTATATGGTGGACAAGGGAATGTTCGTTTGACAGACTTAGTACGTTTAACCAAAGATGATGATGGAAAGAATCTTTTAAAGCAATTGGAAAGTTTTGATTCTGAAATGTATGGATACTTTCAAAAAGTTCTAAAAGGTACGGTCCCCTTTAGTGATAATTATGCTTCAATGTTAAGTACATTTTTATATAATGCATGGAGAACTAGCGAAGTAGATTTAAATGAAATATTATACTTTTCATCTCACAGTGCAGGAATTTTCAATGTTTTATTATCTAGTGGCTCAGTAGAATTTGGAGATGTATTAAGATTTATTCAAAGGAGAGCGGATTTAGTAAAATTACATCAGGGTGATGAGGAAATGTGGTTGGTGGTAACACAGTCGTTATCTTTGTTAGAAAACCTTATACAAGAAAAAAAAGAAGTAATAAAATTAGCTATAAAAACTAATGCAACAACAGGTGTAGCAGCATTTTCTGAAAGAAATAAACTCGAAATAGAAAATTTTCTGAAATCTCAGGGTTTACTTGTGAAATTCAAAAAACTAAGTCTAAGAATTCCTTATCATACAGCATTTCTTGATGATATTGCGAAAGAATATAATAGTTTAGTAGATGAGCTTTTTATTAAACAGAATAACCAGTTTAGATACATATACTCTTCAAAAAATCTTGAAAATGAAATTAAAAATCAACTTACTCAAAATTTTAATTGGCAAGGAGTATTGGAGCAGATTGTAGATGAGAATCTAGAAGTTTATGACTTTTCTCCAAATAAATTTATGAAGAAGCAGTTAAAGATGCTTAGTGAGAATGTAAAATTTGGGAATTAATTCAGTGAGGAGCAGAATGAAAATAGTTATCGTAACGGGAGGAACTCGTGGGATTGGGCGAGCAATTAGCTTAGAATTTTTTAAAGAAGGGTATAAAGTCATTGCTATTTATCAAGGAAATGAAAGAGCAGCTCAGGATTTAAAAGAAGAGTTTCCTAATATTGAAATTGAGAAATGTGATATTTCTGATGAGAAAGAAGTATCAATATTAGTAAATAAAATTTATAAGAGGCATGGTAAAATCGACTGTTTAGTTAATAATGCGGGAATTACACGGGATGGATATTTTTTGATGATGTCCAATGAAAAATGGAATAGTCTTTTGAATGTTAATCTAACAGGCACATTCAACGTCTCACGTGCAGTGCTAAGATTTATGAAAGTCAAGAAATTAGGAGGAAAAATTATCAATATTTCTTCCACTAGCGGGGTTGCAGGACAAATTGGTCAAACGAACTATGCGGCGAGTAAGGGAGCGATTATCTCTCTTACAAAATCATTGGCGAAGGAATTTGCAAGCGATAAGATTAACGTGAATTGTGTGAGCCCAGGGTTTATTGAAACAGATATGACTGCTTCGTTGAAAAATAAGGAAATGATTTCTGAAACTTTAATTCCCTTACAACGGTTTGGTCAAGTAGAGGAAGTTGCTTATTTGGTCACTTTTTTAGCAAGTGAAAAAGCAAATTATATTACAGGGAAAAACTTTGTAATTGATGGAGGAATGATAAATGATTAATTGGAAAATTGAAAAAGAACATATTGAACAACGTACTATTATTGAAGATAAAATTAAAACAATTCTTATTGAATCTTTAATGCTTGGTTTAGACAAGAAATTAATTCAAAATGATCAACCTCTTTTTGGAAGAGGTTTAGAATTAGATTCCATTGATGCGCTTGAACTATCCATTGGAATTTCAACAGAATTTGGAATTGCCCTTACGGATGATGATATGTCCATTTTTTCTTCAGTGAATAAATTGACGGACTATATTATGGAAAATCAGACAAATATTTAAAAAGTCGAAGGTAAATGGATGAAAAAATTAAATATTAATCAAATAATGAATTTATTACCCCATGCTTATCCTTTTTTATTGATTGATTCTGTTGAGGATTACAAGGAGGGAAAAATTGTGTGTAAGAAAAATGTCACAATAAATGAGCCGTTTTTTCAAGGACATTTTCCTTCACAGCCCATAATGCCTGGAGTACTTTTAGTAGAATGCGGAGCACAAGCTGCAGCGCTGATGTATATATTGGACAGTCTTTCAGATGGAGACTTACAGAAAGATGCATTAACTGATCCATCGCTTTCAGAGAAAGTGGGATATCTGGCAAGTATCAAGAATTTCAAGTTTAAAGATTTAGCTATTCCTGGAAATACTTTAAACATCAAATGTAAGCGTATGATAAGTTTAGGGAAAATATCTGAAATTGAAATAAGTATTTCGAATGAGGCACATAAAGAAATTGCTTGTGGAAGGGTTTTGGTTTCTCAAAAATGAAAATAATATTAAAAAATGTCAAGAAAAAGTATGGTAATTATGAAGCTTTAAGGGGGTCTCAACAGAATTTGAGGAGGGCAAGTTTTATGGCTTGCTTGGTCCTAATGGTGCAGGAAAAACAACTCTTTTTAATATTTTAATTCAAACGATTGCTAAAACATCAGGAAATATCGAATGGCAAATAGATAATCAAAAAGTTGGAGCAGAAAAACTCTACCAACATCTTGGAATTGTTTTTCAGTCGAACAGACTTGATGAACGTTTAACTGTGGAAGAAAATTTAATCACACGAGGTGCTTTATACGGCATGACCAAGAATAAAGTTTTGGAGAGTTTAATCAATATTGAAGATTATTTACAGATTGAGGAATTGAAAAAACGAAAATATGGTACCCTTTCAGGGGGACAAAAAAGAAAGGTAGATATTGCACGAGCTCTGTTACATAACCCTTCTATTTTGCTGTTAGATGAGCCGACTACTGGTTTGGATCCGAAATCACGTAATGATTTATGGACAGCGATTTATGAATTAAATAAAAAAGCAAAAATGACGGTCGTTTTGATCACGCATTATTTAGAAGAAATGGCTTTTTGTGATGGTTTGGATGTATTAATTCAAGGGAAATTACATTATTCAGGATCTATTGAAGACTTTATCAAGGAAAATTCAACAACTGATTTAAAGATTGTTGCTAATAAAGAGAAACAGATTTTTTCAAAGTCTTTACAAAGTCATCTTACAAAAAAAGAACCTCAAACTTTTGTTTTTCATGACGTAAGTATGAAAGAAATCTTAAATATTCTTTCTGAGAATCAAGAAGTAATCGAGTCTTTTGAAGTACAACAAGCGAGTTTAGAGATGGCATACTTAAATTTACTTCATGAAATACAAGGAGTTAAACAGGAATGATAACACTGATTAAACGTAATATTTTGGTTTATACACGAGATAGGATGGCATTTTTTATGTCTTTCCTATCCGTCATAATTCTATTGATCCTTTATCAAGTTTTCCTTGGACAATTTCAATTAGATGCAATAAAGACGAGTATGGGAACAGCAACTGTTTCTTCGTCTGTTATAGAAATGGTAAATTTTTGGCTCATTTCAGGTTTGACAACAGTAGTTTCTTTGACAAGCACTTTAGGTGCTTTTAGTGTGATGGTTTCAGATAAAGAAAAAAAACTTGATGAAGATTTTACAATTAGTGCGTGTCCGACATGGAAACTTGAAACCACTTATATTTTTGCGGCTGTAATCTTAGGAACTTTAATTACTTTGGTGTGTTGTTTAGCAGGAATCTTGCTTTTCAATGGATTCAATGGATTAGTGATATTCAGCCTTGTTGATTTTTTAAAAATTATAGGTTTAGTATTTTGGAGCTGTTTGCTCTCAGCAACGATTATTTTGCCCTTTTTATCATTTATAAAAAGTGCATCTGCGTTCAGTACTTTGAGTACTATCGTTGGTACTTTGATAGGTTTCTTGTCTGGAGTTTATATTTCTATCGGTTCTGTTGGAAAAGTTCTTGCACAAATAATGACTTGGTTTCCTATGACTCAAATGAATACTTTGTTGAAAAACGTACTGATGTCGCATAGTTTAAAAAAAGTGTTTAAAGGAGCTCCTGAGCAAATTGAATCCAACTATAAAATATCTTATGGAATTATTTTAAAAACGGTAAATAATCATGAACTTTCAATTTCTACCATGACTGTTTATATTTTTATTTGCATGGTGGGGCTTCTTTTAGCTTATTTATTTATAAAAAAGGGTTTACGTCATGTTAAAAAATGAAAAGTATCATGTTAGGTTATTTCAACAAAAAGATGTTCCTCAGATCATTCAGCTATTCAATAAAAATCAAGTTTATCAGTTTCAGAATAGCAAATTATTAATGGCT includes:
- a CDS encoding XRE family transcriptional regulator → MDIQKRLKEIRLERGLTQKELANKIGKSYQIYQTWENGSRNPKEDNLRQLADALEVSYEYLTDTEILPIYQKLSSDKKKKTIIYAESQLELQKEDNKIIQFKKSLISYEVEEEQALSAGRGLSYTSSLEKEVVYWDKEVKYDRAVWIKGHSMEPDYEYGQVALIRYLSLPEYDGQVCAVDNVERGMAYIKCVNVEKKGFRLVSINDATDELGNPLFLDIFLPFSENPRIIGKVVAAFTPIDVSDAFY
- a CDS encoding replication initiator protein A; this encodes MTTFNFRKADNRYKELFFQFPKVLYYSKKYKKTLSLSAKAAYMVLMDREEYSLKNNWIDEDGNVYFIFTNQELAELLDVSLRTVINLKKELENANLLLQKKMGFNPKTGKNEANRLYLAELEVDATDVYLRGDYEQKIPQTLDTSGSANSALPQNFVETLDTSGSANSALPQNFVEESAQTLDTSGSANFALNLYNNTILDTSLDTNKDTQKLDFSSSNFSSTEIKKQNQDLLKNSKQFLKSGNRSIFLNEASIHLLEMWCNTPQQLRRFIGVILNAKNDVMKEHSELKVFFDLDEEELQDKMLNTLRRYFNSIRNNEIKIKNHENYLYGTMSNMFAEYWNENNMKWPE
- the fabG gene encoding 3-oxoacyl-ACP reductase FabG, whose amino-acid sequence is MKIVIVTGGTRGIGRAISLEFFKEGYKVIAIYQGNERAAQDLKEEFPNIEIEKCDISDEKEVSILVNKIYKRHGKIDCLVNNAGITRDGYFLMMSNEKWNSLLNVNLTGTFNVSRAVLRFMKVKKLGGKIINISSTSGVAGQIGQTNYAASKGAIISLTKSLAKEFASDKINVNCVSPGFIETDMTASLKNKEMISETLIPLQRFGQVEEVAYLVTFLASEKANYITGKNFVIDGGMIND
- a CDS encoding phosphopantetheine-binding protein, whose protein sequence is MINWKIEKEHIEQRTIIEDKIKTILIESLMLGLDKKLIQNDQPLFGRGLELDSIDALELSIGISTEFGIALTDDDMSIFSSVNKLTDYIMENQTNI
- the fabZ gene encoding 3-hydroxyacyl-ACP dehydratase FabZ, with the translated sequence MKKLNINQIMNLLPHAYPFLLIDSVEDYKEGKIVCKKNVTINEPFFQGHFPSQPIMPGVLLVECGAQAAALMYILDSLSDGDLQKDALTDPSLSEKVGYLASIKNFKFKDLAIPGNTLNIKCKRMISLGKISEIEISISNEAHKEIACGRVLVSQK
- a CDS encoding ABC transporter permease, with amino-acid sequence MITLIKRNILVYTRDRMAFFMSFLSVIILLILYQVFLGQFQLDAIKTSMGTATVSSSVIEMVNFWLISGLTTVVSLTSTLGAFSVMVSDKEKKLDEDFTISACPTWKLETTYIFAAVILGTLITLVCCLAGILLFNGFNGLVIFSLVDFLKIIGLVFWSCLLSATIILPFLSFIKSASAFSTLSTIVGTLIGFLSGVYISIGSVGKVLAQIMTWFPMTQMNTLLKNVLMSHSLKKVFKGAPEQIESNYKISYGIILKTVNNHELSISTMTVYIFICMVGLLLAYLFIKKGLRHVKK